A single region of the Candidatus Protochlamydia amoebophila UWE25 genome encodes:
- a CDS encoding BTB/POZ domain-containing protein encodes MHISNFGFNPNHLVHTTDPFYSQTQEINDPLLDENNPLDNKPLANTQETSASTIPAPALSPSSDEIQLSFQEGTSLTISHSQLALLRDKSLYFKTFWSGNFQETLQHPLTLTQKEFTLLLNCLTNPKFEIPLEEIISVIQLADYYEVTEVVKNLEEQLTDGYKSQRFEPFNSTEESLVGLKGLLNFAQQCQLNDLKNYLELTVVSALLNQASQLTEFQRIINHFLDEIEALNFSGNAHLADAHLLALKNCENLKLLHLEACQAITDDGLAHLALLTSLQHLNLYFCVNLTDAGLAHLTPLTALQHLNLSYCWKITDAGLAHLTPLTDLQHLNLSDCENLTDAGLAHLTPLTALLYLNLSKCYHLTNVGLAHLAPLTGLQYLNLKWCWNLTDAGFSHLASLTALQHLDLSDCENLTDAGLAYLASLTALQYLGLSQCRNLTDVGLAHLTPLTALQHLDLRECDKVTDAGLARFKTLATSLNLKIIK; translated from the coding sequence TTGCATATTTCTAATTTTGGGTTTAATCCTAACCATCTTGTCCATACCACAGATCCTTTTTACTCTCAAACTCAAGAGATTAATGACCCTCTTTTGGATGAAAATAATCCCTTAGACAATAAACCTTTGGCTAATACACAGGAAACTAGTGCATCAACGATTCCAGCTCCCGCTCTTTCACCTTCATCTGATGAAATTCAACTAAGCTTTCAAGAGGGAACTTCTCTAACCATTTCTCACTCTCAGCTAGCCTTGTTAAGGGATAAATCCCTTTATTTTAAAACTTTTTGGTCAGGAAATTTTCAAGAAACCCTCCAACATCCTCTGACTTTGACACAAAAAGAGTTTACGCTTTTGCTCAATTGCTTAACGAATCCTAAGTTTGAAATTCCCTTGGAAGAAATCATTTCTGTCATTCAACTAGCCGATTATTATGAAGTGACAGAAGTGGTAAAAAATTTAGAAGAACAGTTGACTGATGGATACAAATCTCAAAGGTTTGAACCCTTTAACTCCACTGAAGAAAGTTTAGTCGGATTAAAAGGACTTTTAAATTTTGCGCAGCAATGTCAATTAAACGATTTGAAAAACTATTTAGAATTGACTGTTGTGAGCGCCTTATTAAACCAGGCTTCTCAGTTAACCGAATTTCAAAGAATTATAAATCACTTCTTAGATGAGATAGAAGCACTCAATTTTTCAGGAAATGCCCATTTGGCCGATGCCCATCTCTTAGCATTAAAAAATTGTGAAAATTTAAAATTGCTTCATTTAGAAGCGTGTCAGGCTATTACAGATGATGGATTAGCCCATTTGGCACTCTTAACGAGTTTGCAGCATCTAAATCTTTACTTTTGCGTTAATCTCACCGATGCAGGATTAGCCCATTTGACACCCTTAACGGCTTTGCAGCATCTAAATTTAAGCTACTGCTGGAAAATTACCGATGCAGGATTAGCCCATTTGACACCCTTAACGGATTTGCAACATCTAAATTTAAGCGATTGTGAGAATCTCACCGATGCGGGATTAGCCCATTTGACACCCTTAACAGCTTTGCTGTATCTAAATCTGAGTAAATGCTATCATCTCACCAATGTAGGATTAGCCCATTTGGCGCCCTTAACGGGTTTGCAGTATCTCAATCTAAAATGGTGCTGGAATCTCACCGATGCCGGATTCTCGCATTTGGCATCCTTAACGGCTTTGCAGCATCTAGATTTAAGCGATTGTGAGAATCTCACCGATGCGGGATTAGCGTATTTGGCATCCTTAACAGCTTTGCAATATCTAGGTCTAAGCCAATGCAGGAATCTCACAGATGTAGGATTAGCGCATTTGACACCCTTAACGGCTTTGCAGCATCTAGATCTAAGGGAATGTGACAAAGTCACAGATGCGGGATTAGCTCGTTTTAAAACTTTAGCAACTTCACTCAATCTAAAAATTATTAAATAA
- a CDS encoding BTB/POZ domain-containing protein gives MNISNSRFRHSYLVNTTTLSYSQSQEINDPLVDENNPLDNPLANIEETSESTIPASDLSSSPEEVQLSFQEGTSLTISHSQLVLLRDKSHYFNNLWSGQFQETLQHPLALTQKEFTLLLNCLMNPKFEIPLEEITSVIQLADYYEVTEVVKHLEGQLIIGYKSQRFEPFNSTEESLVELKELLNFAHRCQLNTLKNYLEFSVTSALLNQTSQLTEFQRIINQFSNEIEALNFSENAHLTDAHLLALKNCKNLKELHLQECRNLTDAGLVHLAPLVALKHLNLNFCDKLTNTGLAHLRPLTALQHLNLGNCRNLTDAGLAHLTPLTALQHLNLNFCDKLTDTGLVRLSPLTALQHLDLSDCENLTDAGLVHLKPLVALQHLNLSCCENLTDAGLVHLKLLVALQHLDLSDCNNLTDAGLAHLTPLTALQYLDLSYCNNLTDAGLVHLKFLTALQHLDLRGCDKVADDGLAHLTPLTALQALSLSQCRNLTDAGLGHLKLLTALQYLRLSQCWNLTDAGLIHLRPLVALQHLDLSYCGNLTDVGLVHLTPLMALQHLDLNYCENLTGDGLAHLRSLTTLQHLSLNQCWNLTDAGLVHLEPLTALQHLDLSYCGNFTDVGLVHLTSLMALQHLNLRGCDRVTDVGLALFKIFATSLHLKIIK, from the coding sequence TTGAATATTTCTAATTCAAGATTTAGGCATAGCTATCTTGTCAATACAACGACTCTTTCTTACTCCCAATCTCAAGAGATTAATGACCCTCTTGTGGATGAAAATAATCCCTTAGACAATCCTTTGGCTAATATAGAGGAAACTAGTGAGTCAACGATTCCAGCTTCCGATCTTTCATCATCACCTGAAGAAGTTCAACTAAGTTTTCAAGAGGGAACTTCTCTAACTATTTCTCATTCTCAACTAGTTTTGTTAAGGGACAAATCACACTACTTTAACAATCTGTGGTCGGGGCAGTTTCAAGAAACCCTGCAACATCCTCTGGCTTTGACACAAAAAGAGTTTACGCTTTTGCTCAATTGTCTAATGAATCCTAAGTTTGAAATTCCCTTGGAAGAGATCACTTCTGTTATTCAACTTGCCGATTATTATGAAGTGACAGAAGTAGTGAAACATTTAGAAGGACAGCTGATCATTGGATACAAATCACAGAGATTTGAACCCTTTAACTCCACTGAAGAAAGTTTAGTCGAATTAAAAGAGCTTTTAAATTTCGCGCATCGCTGTCAATTAAATACATTGAAGAATTATTTGGAGTTTTCCGTTACAAGCGCATTATTAAACCAAACTTCCCAATTAACGGAATTTCAAAGAATTATAAATCAATTCTCAAATGAAATAGAAGCACTTAATTTTTCAGAAAATGCCCATTTGACCGATGCTCATCTTTTAGCATTAAAAAATTGTAAAAATTTAAAAGAGCTTCATCTTCAAGAGTGCCGTAATCTTACTGATGCTGGATTAGTGCATTTGGCACCCTTAGTGGCTTTAAAGCATTTAAATCTTAACTTTTGCGATAAACTCACCAATACAGGATTAGCCCATTTGAGACCCTTAACAGCTTTACAGCATCTAAATTTGGGTAATTGTAGAAATCTCACTGATGCAGGATTAGCGCATTTGACTCCTTTAACGGCTTTGCAACATCTAAATCTTAACTTTTGTGATAAACTCACCGATACAGGATTAGTCCGTTTAAGTCCCTTAACAGCTTTGCAACACCTAGATTTAAGCGATTGTGAGAATCTCACCGATGCAGGATTAGTTCATTTGAAGCCCTTAGTGGCTTTGCAGCATCTAAATCTAAGCTGCTGTGAAAACCTCACCGATGCAGGATTAGTTCATTTGAAGCTCTTAGTGGCTTTGCAGCATCTAGATTTAAGCGATTGTAATAACCTCACCGATGCAGGATTAGCCCATTTGACACCCTTAACGGCCTTGCAGTATCTAGATTTAAGCTATTGCAATAATCTCACCGACGCAGGATTAGTTCATTTGAAATTCTTAACGGCCTTGCAGCATCTAGATTTGAGGGGCTGTGACAAAGTCGCGGATGACGGGTTAGCGCATTTGACACCCTTAACCGCTTTGCAAGCTCTAAGTCTAAGCCAATGTCGAAATCTCACCGATGCAGGATTAGGCCATTTGAAACTCTTAACGGCTTTGCAATATCTACGCCTAAGTCAATGCTGGAATCTCACTGATGCAGGATTAATTCATTTGAGGCCCTTAGTGGCTTTACAACATCTAGACCTAAGTTACTGCGGAAATCTCACCGATGTGGGATTAGTGCATTTAACACCTTTAATGGCTCTACAACATTTAGATCTAAACTACTGTGAGAATCTCACTGGTGATGGATTAGCCCATTTGAGATCCTTAACGACTTTGCAGCATCTAAGTCTAAACCAGTGCTGGAATCTTACCGATGCAGGATTAGTTCATTTGGAACCCTTAACGGCTTTGCAGCATCTAGACCTAAGTTACTGCGGAAATTTCACCGATGTGGGATTAGTGCATTTAACATCCTTAATGGCTTTGCAGCATCTAAATCTGAGGGGATGTGACAGAGTCACGGATGTTGGATTAGCTCTTTTTAAAATTTTTGCAACTTCACTCCATCTAAAAATTATTAAATAG
- a CDS encoding DNA/RNA non-specific endonuclease, producing the protein MKKIPLHLRATLADYKGSGFDRGHMTPAANHRSTFDIMENTFFLTNICPRVLHSIEVMGLNWRDIYEI; encoded by the coding sequence ATGAAAAAAATTCCTCTACATTTAAGAGCCACTTTAGCAGATTACAAAGGAAGTGGATTTGATCGCGGGCATATGACTCCGGCAGCAAATCACCGTTCAACTTTTGACATAATGGAAAATACTTTTTTTCTGACTAATATATGCCCTAGAGTCCTTCATTCAATAGAGGTTATGGGTCTAAATTGGAGAGATATATACGAAATTTGA
- a CDS encoding M4 family metallopeptidase, which produces MSHAVIENHNRLGNQEETGALNEAIADTVAIAFKQKIDLTDNPWEISDIRNLSTAPKKFKSVRICTKDNDFGYMHKNNLIISHTFYLASTNLNYDSTNCDLLLGIWFKSML; this is translated from the coding sequence ATGTCGCATGCCGTGATTGAAAATCATAATCGACTTGGTAATCAAGAAGAAACAGGGGCGTTAAATGAAGCAATTGCAGATACTGTTGCTATAGCATTTAAACAAAAAATAGATCTTACTGATAATCCGTGGGAAATTAGTGATATTCGTAACTTAAGCACAGCTCCTAAAAAATTTAAGTCCGTACGTATCTGTACCAAAGATAATGATTTCGGATATATGCATAAAAATAATTTAATTATTAGCCACACATTTTATCTTGCTTCAACAAACCTGAACTATGATTCAACAAATTGTGATTTGCTTTTAGGAATTTGGTTTAAGTCTATGTTATAA
- a CDS encoding tyrosine-type recombinase/integrase, with protein MKVLPLQIYQIDWEQCKITFPQSKMKEFYKETVITYSDDIMERLREHIGERKGHVFITRFGKPVMINQVTMTFAKAWKEAGISFKITSHVLRASAVIYLKQQGFQDSDIMRVTAGHASSEMIYAYDKSARSDNASKKLT; from the coding sequence TTGAAAGTTTTGCCTCTGCAAATCTATCAAATTGATTGGGAGCAATGCAAAATCACCTTTCCTCAGTCAAAAATGAAAGAATTTTACAAGGAGACTGTGATTACCTATTCAGATGACATTATGGAAAGGCTTCGAGAGCATATTGGCGAGAGAAAAGGACATGTTTTCATTACGAGATTTGGAAAGCCTGTGATGATCAATCAAGTCACTATGACATTTGCCAAAGCTTGGAAAGAGGCCGGTATTTCGTTTAAAATCACCTCGCACGTCTTGAGGGCATCTGCTGTCATTTATCTTAAACAGCAGGGGTTCCAAGACAGCGATATTATGCGTGTGACTGCTGGACATGCTTCCTCGGAGATGATCTATGCTTACGATAAATCCGCTCGATCGGATAATGCCAGCAAAAAGTTAACTTAA
- a CDS encoding F-box protein, whose product MQISLKSPIETLPEETKVAIFNQLKSPKDLAMASLVSKAWQQLAEDPSLWKAQFCRQWKKLTFSTRPTLNSNWKKIYKKKHQILKEVKRNKLTLCEDRCKYDTYQLPGFAASETVKLKVEKKVAFIQVTPGTAQVYSLEEKGCQLVFDNLKDENSRLIHYLEGHMIQVTQEGSLYRWPLKEPFPSQPLSRVRNFEEAHVDQELLILVLPQRKQFAIFNIENGLKCYESPFFRSSIRSLDCRDNQILIQCEDGALYFIKVIRKENASQNLEPILLDGLFLDPLCKELVQFDEKRIIILGKDAKKRLCTVWDAASGKKIFEGSLERESKFHLNSKSKCITASAYNGEKLAVGFDKGYVVFYEPTTGKRIASHSFDLSPVQFLSFDCDQEHCWVATNPYNLIECLNITDKPKTVGAFCPNRLTKVDIEGNLMGIYVDERRLACYDKGGELDVWDFAKASLSHFPP is encoded by the coding sequence ATGCAGATTTCTTTAAAATCCCCTATAGAAACTTTACCTGAAGAAACGAAGGTTGCCATCTTTAATCAACTTAAGAGCCCAAAAGACCTTGCCATGGCTTCTTTAGTTAGTAAAGCCTGGCAACAGCTAGCAGAGGATCCCTCCCTATGGAAAGCCCAGTTTTGTCGCCAATGGAAAAAGTTGACATTCTCGACCCGCCCAACCTTAAATTCAAACTGGAAGAAAATTTATAAAAAAAAGCATCAAATTCTAAAAGAAGTCAAACGTAACAAACTCACATTATGTGAAGATCGTTGTAAGTATGATACCTATCAATTACCTGGCTTTGCAGCAAGCGAAACGGTTAAACTAAAGGTAGAAAAAAAAGTGGCTTTCATCCAAGTCACCCCTGGGACTGCTCAAGTCTATTCTCTTGAGGAAAAAGGCTGTCAATTAGTTTTTGATAACCTAAAAGACGAAAACTCTCGTTTGATCCACTATCTAGAAGGGCATATGATCCAAGTGACGCAAGAAGGTTCCCTCTATCGCTGGCCACTCAAAGAACCTTTTCCTTCGCAACCCTTAAGCAGGGTGAGAAATTTTGAGGAAGCCCATGTTGACCAAGAGTTGCTTATTTTAGTGTTGCCTCAGCGTAAGCAATTTGCCATTTTTAATATAGAAAATGGCTTAAAATGTTACGAATCTCCCTTTTTCCGCTCTTCCATCCGCTCGCTCGATTGCCGCGATAACCAAATTTTGATTCAATGTGAAGATGGCGCGCTTTATTTTATCAAAGTTATTCGAAAAGAGAATGCCTCCCAAAATCTGGAACCGATTCTTTTGGACGGGCTCTTTTTAGATCCTTTGTGCAAAGAGCTCGTGCAATTTGATGAAAAGCGCATCATTATTTTGGGGAAGGATGCGAAAAAACGCCTCTGTACAGTTTGGGATGCTGCTAGCGGAAAAAAAATCTTTGAGGGTTCTCTTGAAAGAGAATCCAAATTTCATCTCAACTCCAAATCTAAATGTATTACTGCTTCAGCCTATAATGGCGAAAAACTCGCTGTGGGTTTTGACAAGGGGTATGTTGTTTTTTATGAACCCACTACTGGAAAAAGGATTGCATCGCACTCTTTTGATCTTTCTCCTGTCCAATTTCTTAGCTTCGACTGCGATCAAGAACATTGCTGGGTAGCCACTAATCCTTACAATTTAATTGAGTGCTTAAATATCACAGATAAGCCTAAAACAGTGGGAGCTTTTTGCCCTAATAGGCTAACAAAAGTAGATATAGAAGGTAATTTAATGGGTATTTATGTAGATGAGCGCCGTTTGGCTTGCTACGATAAAGGAGGGGAGTTAGATGTTTGGGACTTTGCTAAGGCCTCTCTCTCCCATTTCCCCCCTTAA
- a CDS encoding BTB/POZ domain-containing protein produces MNISNLGFSHSYLVNTTDPSYYPLQDINDPLVDENNPLDNPLPNLEETSASTIPAPALSPSSEKIQLSFQEGTSLTITHSQLALLREKSHYFKNLWSGQFQETLQHPLDLTQKDFTLLFNCLLDANFKVPVEEITSAIQLADYYELTEVVKNLEKQLIDGYKLRRFEPFNSTEKSLIELKELLNFARQCRLNMLKNYLEFTVVSELLNQAVQLAEFERIIIPFSKEIEALNFSNNDYLTDAHLLTLRNCENLKVLHLNACQAITDDGLAHLTPLTGLQHLDIRVCEYLTDDGLAYLTSLTGLQHLNLSGCYHLTDTGLAHLTPLTGLQHLDLRICEYLTATGLAHLKPLKALQHLDLSYCKNLTNVGLSHLAPLTALQHLDLSYCWQLADAGLVYLTPLTGLQHLDLSGYHKLTDAGLAHLTPLTALQCLDLSYCENLTDVGLAHLMPLKALQHLNLRNCRNLTDDGLAHLAPLTALQHLDLSYCWQLTDAGLAHLTPLTGLQRLDLSYCENLTDVGLAHLIPLKALQHLNLRNCRNLTDDGLVHLAPLTALQHLDLSDCNNLTDAGLAHLTPLTALQHLDLKYCINLTGAGLAHLAFLTGLQYLDLSWCKNLIDAGLVHLKLLTALQYLGLSYCENLTDDGLAHLRSLTALQHLALIHYKNLTDAGLVHLRSLTSLQHLDLRYCQNLTGDGLAHLRTLTALQYLALTQYKNLTDDGLARFKTLASSTNLRIKFH; encoded by the coding sequence TTGAATATTTCTAATTTAGGATTTAGTCACAGTTACCTCGTCAATACAACGGATCCTTCTTACTATCCTCTTCAAGACATTAATGACCCTCTTGTGGATGAAAATAATCCCTTAGACAATCCTTTGCCTAATCTAGAAGAAACTAGTGCGTCAACGATTCCAGCTCCCGCTCTTTCACCTTCATCTGAAAAAATTCAACTAAGCTTTCAAGAGGGAACTTCTCTGACTATTACTCACTCTCAACTAGCTTTGTTAAGGGAAAAATCACATTACTTTAAGAATCTATGGTCGGGGCAATTTCAAGAAACCTTGCAGCATCCTCTCGATTTAACACAAAAAGACTTTACGCTTTTATTCAATTGCCTGTTGGATGCTAACTTTAAAGTTCCTGTAGAAGAGATTACTTCTGCCATTCAACTCGCCGATTATTATGAACTGACAGAAGTAGTGAAAAACTTAGAAAAACAGTTAATTGATGGGTACAAATTACGGAGATTTGAACCCTTTAATTCCACTGAAAAAAGTTTAATCGAATTAAAAGAGCTTTTAAATTTCGCTCGTCAATGTCGATTAAATATGTTAAAGAACTATTTAGAATTCACCGTTGTGAGCGAATTATTAAACCAGGCTGTTCAGTTAGCGGAGTTTGAAAGAATTATAATTCCTTTCTCAAAGGAGATAGAAGCTCTTAATTTTTCAAACAATGATTATTTGACCGATGCCCATCTTTTAACTTTAAGAAATTGTGAAAATTTAAAAGTGCTTCATTTAAATGCGTGTCAGGCTATTACGGACGATGGGTTAGCGCATTTAACACCCTTAACGGGTTTGCAGCATCTAGATATAAGGGTTTGTGAGTATCTCACTGATGATGGATTAGCGTATTTGACATCCTTAACGGGTTTGCAGCATCTAAATCTGAGTGGGTGCTATCACCTCACTGATACAGGATTAGCCCATTTGACACCCTTAACGGGTTTGCAGCATCTAGATTTAAGGATTTGTGAGTATCTCACTGCTACTGGATTAGCCCATTTAAAGCCCTTGAAGGCTTTGCAGCATCTAGATCTAAGCTACTGTAAAAATCTTACCAATGTCGGATTGTCGCATTTGGCGCCCTTGACAGCTTTGCAGCATTTAGATCTAAGCTATTGCTGGCAACTCGCCGATGCTGGGTTAGTGTATTTGACACCCTTAACAGGCTTGCAGCATCTAGATTTAAGCGGTTATCATAAACTCACCGATGCAGGATTGGCGCATTTAACACCCTTAACCGCTTTGCAGTGTCTAGATTTGAGCTACTGTGAGAATCTCACTGATGTAGGATTAGCCCATTTGATGCCTTTAAAGGCTTTGCAGCATCTAAATCTGAGAAATTGCCGTAATCTCACAGATGATGGATTAGCCCATTTGGCACCCTTAACTGCTTTGCAGCATTTAGATTTAAGCTATTGCTGGCAACTCACCGATGCTGGGTTAGCGCATTTAACACCTTTAACGGGTTTGCAGCGTCTAGATTTGAGCTACTGTGAAAATCTCACTGATGTAGGATTAGCTCATTTGATACCTTTAAAGGCTTTGCAGCATCTAAATCTGAGAAATTGCCGTAATCTCACGGATGATGGATTAGTCCATTTGGCACCCTTAACCGCTTTGCAACATCTCGATTTAAGCGATTGCAATAATCTCACCGATGCAGGATTAGCGCATTTGACACCTTTAACGGCTTTACAACATCTAGATTTAAAATATTGCATTAATCTCACCGGTGCTGGATTAGCGCATTTAGCGTTCTTAACCGGTTTGCAGTATCTAGATTTAAGTTGGTGCAAAAATCTCATCGATGCAGGATTAGTACATTTGAAACTCTTAACGGCTTTGCAGTATCTAGGTCTAAGCTACTGTGAGAATCTTACTGATGACGGATTAGCCCATTTGAGATCCTTAACAGCTTTGCAGCATCTAGCACTAATCCATTATAAGAATCTCACCGATGCGGGATTAGTCCATTTGAGATCCTTAACATCTTTGCAGCACCTAGATCTACGCTACTGTCAGAATCTCACTGGTGATGGATTAGCCCATCTGAGAACTTTAACAGCTTTGCAGTATCTAGCATTAACCCAATATAAGAATCTCACCGATGATGGATTAGCACGTTTTAAAACTTTAGCATCTTCAACTAATTTAAGGATAAAATTTCATTAA